Genomic window (Musa acuminata AAA Group cultivar baxijiao chromosome BXJ1-9, Cavendish_Baxijiao_AAA, whole genome shotgun sequence):
TTTGGTGTTTACAGCGTATCAAACAGTACAGTCCGCTGTATGTGAAAATTGTGCATTGGCTGAGGAGAAGAGTACTGGGTACGCATGCTGTGCAAATTTGGATCGTAATTTTTAATTATCAGATTTCCAGTAAACAGTTGGCTGATCTTTTGCAGTTAATTAAATGTCCGGAATTGGCCTTTAAGTGGACTTCTATTAGGAAttgcttgataaaatttttatcatcGATTATCTTGATGAAGTGACTGTAAGTTTAAGACCAGCTGTATAATGCTGTGAATGATGGTTTACGAGGCTATGTAATGTTTCTGTAACGAACATTCTCGTTTGCTAGTGTTGAAATATTGTTTCGTGTTTGCAATGATATCAGACGTGCTGCTACCTTTCTCTTCAGATTTTGATCATAGTTTACACTGACTTGTATACTTGTGTTTCTTCTATAGTGGACTTTCATAGAGCACTATGGTGTTGCAGAGGCGGGATTTTATTTTTGTAGAGGGAGAGTGATTGGTCATCAAAGGGATTGAGGAGATAGAGaatacaaagtaaactttaagtaCTAAGATAATATTGAATGATAGAGACTAGGGAGTTTTGTAAGATTGGCGTCTAACTTGTTTTTCATCAAAATAGTTAAAAGTGAGGGATTTCGGATTGACTCATGAATGTTCGACTAAGGATGAAGTGGGTAATACATTATGTTGTATCTTTTTTACTCATagtagatgatagaaataatggaGAAGACGATTAAAACTATTGGAGATTTATTTTAAGTCAAGGTAAAATTTTAGTTTTTCAGATAAAATTTTTTGTATTTCATAAGTTTGATGATAATGAGAAGACAAATTATAGTAGCTAATTTAATGTAAGGAATGCATAGGTgtttcagaagtatgagcaaagaacAAATGAAAGTTAGTAACTAGCTTGATACATAGAGTATAACTCTTGAGGAGGCGGGTAAAGTCAAGTAATCTTTgttttctcaactcttaagagaattggTCAAATTGAgtactttaatttttttatttgtctAACAAAAAAGCTCTACACATGTTTAAGATTCTTCAAAGAAATCGAGTGAAAAATAATAATTGTTAAATTATCGTCAACGGTGATCGATGCTATCGAGAATagatttttcattttattttctaACAAAATATTAATTGAAAGTGGAAGTGATACGAAACTACTTGGAGGTGACAATTAAATAGAAAAGgaatcaatgggcaaattttatgaagGAAAATTTTTGAAAACTTTATAAAGTCTACGAACtagtttttgaaaattttatcatTGCAAATTTTTGAAAACTTTAAAAAGTCTACGAACTAGTTTTTGACAATtaaaaatttttgaaaatttttgaaAACTTTATAAAACTCCAATAGACATCGAACTAGTTTAAGTCATGTGAGACGTTTAAAAGATTGGTGCATAACAAGGAATGTCTTTTTTATCATATAAATGATCCGTAAGAACCATCAAGGATTAACATAATTCTACTAACCTCATACCAGAGTTAGagttattggcgagttgaagtagcatagcAGATCAAAGGTTTACTACTCAACAATAGCGATGGAGAGCAGTGGAGAGCCAAGAGGCGCGTTGCAACTAGAGTAGAAGAttaaagattcaacaaaaaacGAGGAGATGCAGCATTCTTAAAAGCTTCGACGATGACGTCAAAAGAATAAGTGGggaagaatgtcacggacaaagctATAAGTAGGGTGCTCGATGTAATATTTATGTACGTTTGTATCTTTCGATTTTATTCATACTTTACACAATATATAGAGGGCTTATAATAGGTTTGACAGCTCTATTTTGGTTAGCTTTTGTGGTTATTTCAAGCTTGTAAACACATTTTATGTGTAGTCATCGCGTAAAGGCAAAACTATCCAGAAATAGATCATTTAAGTAGTCATTTTGAGGTTTTTCTAGCTTCATAGAGTGATAAAGAGTATTAATAAGCACGACACCTAGGAGTTACTCAGGTGGTACATGACTATACATGACTGGATGGGCTTTTGGGATAGTGTCTAGGGCTAGTTCGCTGCTTTGTTTTGTAATCATTTTatatgggcacttgtggggatttttgGCTATGACGGACTACCTTGGATTCTTTGTCGTGCAACCGTTCAGATGAAGTCTATGTTTGTGATTTGCATTGCCTATCAAATGTTTGCTAAAATGGCTATTTATGAATCTTGAGTAAAATGTTTTTTCTAACAcatcttctcttttgtagatccttaAGGGACTATAAGAGGTTTCGATGAAGTTAACCATTTACAGACACACATATTAAGGTGTCgcatgacttaagcaaaaccagttaAATCCGTGACACTAAGGTCCATAAGGCCCCAACCCCACTCCCTTCACTTGGAGTAGTAATCGAAGGTCCTACTTTCAATAGGATGTGATAGTGGTCAAGTCATATGGTGCTCACAAGAGTTGGTACTTCACCCGTTGCTTTCACCGTCACTCCCTCCATGTGTACTCCTCCTTTGCCTCCATGAGATTTAATCCCTCCATTAACGGAGCTAGGCTATCGAATCTTGGCACCATCGGCTCTCTATCGAGTTAGTAGTCGTGCCTCCACTATTGTGGTAGgagcaacttgctatcatcgatatgccTCATCGTGTGCTCTCCAACCTCACTCTTGTTGATGATAATACCTTGATCAACTCTTCCCTTAACATCTAGAAGAATCGTTGCTTTTTTTCCATTAGTCACCCTCTTCCCTCCTTAGAACCCATCGCTTAGCTATGAGGCCTTGTCATATGTTGTCTTGTCATTACCAGATTGTAGCAAGACAAGGGACGAGGAAGATAGAGTGGAGATCGAAGAGGGCAAGGAGGAGAGGAATGGGGTGGTTGTTGTCGTCGTGGGAGGGGACGAGGTAGGGACTTTCGAAGGGGGAAATGGAAGCTGAGGGGAAGTCGAGGGTGAGATTGTAAGTATCATGGACGGTGGCAAGGAGACGAAAGCTATGACCAAAGGATGAATGACGATGATGGTGCTGAAGGACTAGATAATGCCACACGAAGTCGACCGACAGAGTCTCATGATGAGGCAAAGGTAGAGGAGGTGATGACCAAATGACactaaataaaaaactaaaaattgAAATCACCTTTCGCAAAAGAGTAACTTTCTTAAGAAAATCatccaaaaaaattaattttttaatttattgagtACCTAAATAGCTTTTTTCTAGTTGGAAATAATAAGTGCATGTTTCATTGTTTTCTAAGCTAACAAAGTGAACGTTTGTATCACATTTATCATAGATTTTTTTTCACATATATGTAATCAATCATAAACTTTAATTCACATTTCAAAAAAGATTATGCTTATCGGAGAACATATTACATTGTAAACACAACCAAATATGATGAGATTTTTTTTCCATTGGCTCATTACAACCACAAATTGGTAATTAATCATAAACTATAATTTACATTTCaggaaaaaatatttattgaaaaaCATATTACAGTGTAAACAAAATAAAACGATATAAGAATTTTGCGTTGGCTCATTGCTACCATAAGCTTGCAAGAAAGATCTTAGCAACTATCTCTATACCACAATGCCTTACCCAATCACCTTCCTCCGACTCACCCTCTTATTCCCACCTTATCTATCCCCTCCCCACTCATATCCGTTTCCCTTCCCACCTCttatctcctctcctctctctctctctcagcactGGAAAGAGGAGACCAGAATTAATTGCAGGAGAGGAGGGAGCGCAAGTGATAAGAGAGTGAGAAAGAGATACCAAAGGAAGGAGGAGCAACAGCAATGGCCGCTCTGTCCTCCATCCCCACCCTCTCCAAGTCCCTGTCCCCAAAGCTTCCCAAAGCTGTCACCTGTAGGCTTCGCTTGTCCATCTCTTGCTCCTCCTCTTTGcctcagcagcaacagcagcagcatggAGAAGAGTCCGTGTCTTCTTCTCTCAAGACGTTCTCCGCAGCCCTGGcgctctcctccctcctcctaaCCTCTGCCGCTGCGCCTCCCCCAGCCGCGGCCGACATCTCCGGCCTCACCCCCTGCAAGGAGTCCAAGGCCTTCGCGAAGCGCGAGAAGCAGTCGATCAAGAAGCTGGAGGCGTCGCTCAATAAGTACGCGCCGGACTCGGCGCCGGCGCTCGCCATCAAGGCCACCATCGAGAAGACCAAACGGCGGTTCGAGAACTACGGCAAGTTCGGTCTCCTCTGCGGCTCCGACGGGCTGCCCCACCTCATCGTCAACGGCGATCAGCGGCACTGGGGCGAGTTCATCACCCCCGGCCTGCTCTTCCTCTACATCGCCGGCTGGATCGGGTGGGTAGGCCGCAGCTACCTCATCGCCATCCGCGACGACAAGAAGCCCACCATGAAGGAGATCATCATCGACGTGCCGCTCGCCACCAGGCTGCTGTGGAGGGGCTTCATCTGGCCGGTGGCTGCCTACCGGGAGCTCGTCAACGGCGAGCTAATTGCCAAGGACGTGTGATCCCTGAGCGACACCGCCA
Coding sequences:
- the LOC135593832 gene encoding photosystem I reaction center subunit III, chloroplastic-like, which produces MAALSSIPTLSKSLSPKLPKAVTCRLRLSISCSSSLPQQQQQQHGEESVSSSLKTFSAALALSSLLLTSAAAPPPAAADISGLTPCKESKAFAKREKQSIKKLEASLNKYAPDSAPALAIKATIEKTKRRFENYGKFGLLCGSDGLPHLIVNGDQRHWGEFITPGLLFLYIAGWIGWVGRSYLIAIRDDKKPTMKEIIIDVPLATRLLWRGFIWPVAAYRELVNGELIAKDV